The following proteins are encoded in a genomic region of Desulfovibrio sp. TomC:
- a CDS encoding aspartate aminotransferase family protein, which translates to MSEAFDALRAREQASVMSTYGRYPLAVASADGCRLRDLDGREYIDLLAGIAVCNLGHCQPEVADVIAAKARELVHVSNVFYQREQVELAEALKATCHMGKVFFCNSGAEANEGAIKLARRYMRTVKNRDAYEIVTLTQSFHGRTLATLTATGQDKIKFGFDPLPEGFVTVPAGDIGAMRAAVGECTAAVLLECIQGEGGVKPFSQEYLDAVAELCRERDVLFMIDEVQTGMCRTGKFWAFQNYGLTPDVFTCSKALANGLPMGAVLATDAVAAGFVPGSHATTFGGGALVSAAASKTIEIMNRDKIAERAARLGDFAQALFGELKDRFPDKIADVRGLGLMLGIELTFPGTDVWKALLARGFVLNLTQDTVLRLLPPLVIEQEDLKRFSEALGQVLAAV; encoded by the coding sequence ATGAGTGAAGCGTTCGACGCGCTGCGGGCGCGGGAGCAGGCATCCGTCATGAGCACCTATGGCCGGTATCCGTTGGCCGTGGCCTCGGCCGACGGCTGCCGTCTGCGCGATCTCGACGGCCGCGAATACATTGATTTGCTGGCCGGCATCGCGGTGTGCAACCTGGGGCATTGCCAGCCCGAGGTGGCCGACGTCATTGCCGCCAAGGCCCGCGAGCTGGTGCATGTGAGCAATGTTTTTTACCAGCGTGAGCAGGTGGAGCTGGCCGAGGCACTCAAGGCCACCTGCCACATGGGCAAGGTCTTTTTTTGCAACTCCGGGGCCGAGGCCAACGAAGGGGCCATCAAGCTGGCCCGGCGTTACATGCGCACGGTCAAAAACCGCGACGCCTATGAGATCGTCACGCTCACCCAGTCGTTTCACGGCCGCACCCTGGCGACGCTGACAGCCACCGGCCAGGACAAGATCAAGTTCGGTTTTGATCCCCTGCCCGAAGGGTTTGTCACCGTGCCGGCCGGCGACATCGGGGCCATGCGCGCGGCTGTGGGCGAATGCACGGCGGCGGTGCTGTTGGAGTGCATCCAGGGCGAAGGGGGCGTGAAGCCGTTTTCCCAGGAATATCTCGACGCCGTGGCTGAGCTGTGCCGCGAGCGCGACGTGCTCTTTATGATCGACGAGGTCCAGACCGGCATGTGCCGCACCGGCAAATTCTGGGCCTTCCAGAACTACGGCCTGACCCCGGATGTCTTTACCTGTTCCAAGGCGTTGGCCAACGGGTTGCCCATGGGCGCGGTGCTGGCCACCGACGCCGTGGCCGCCGGCTTTGTGCCGGGTTCCCATGCCACCACCTTTGGCGGCGGGGCGCTGGTGTCGGCGGCAGCCTCAAAGACCATCGAGATCATGAACCGCGACAAGATTGCCGAACGCGCCGCGCGCCTGGGTGATTTTGCCCAGGCCCTTTTCGGCGAGCTCAAGGACCGGTTTCCGGACAAGATTGCCGACGTGCGCGGCCTGGGGCTGATGCTTGGCATCGAGCTGACCTTCCCCGGCACAGACGTCTGGAAGGCGCTCCTTGCCCGTGGCTTTGTCCTCAACCTGACCCAGGACACGGTGTTGCGGCTGCTGCCGCCGCTCGTCATCGAGCAGGAGGACCTCAAGCGGTTTTCCGAGGCCCTCGGGCAGGTGCTGGCTGCGGTCTGA
- a CDS encoding ABC transporter ATP-binding protein, producing MAHLCLTDVSVHFGGLQALTEVSFDLRPGEIVSLIGPNGAGKTTIFNVITGVYRISGGSVVYNDQPLSGLRPHHILARGIARTFQNIRLFTAMTALENVMVARHCRSRAGVLGSVLHTRGQQAEERAVRDRAMAALAFAGLGEFAHVVAKNLPYGLQRRLEIARALGSDPKTILLDEPAAGLNPSESRELMAMIQRIAATGVNVLLVEHDMSVVMNVSHRLVVLDHGVCICQGTPDEVRSNPTVIEAYLGSEVD from the coding sequence ATGGCCCACTTGTGTCTTACCGATGTCAGCGTCCACTTCGGCGGGCTGCAAGCCCTTACGGAAGTGTCTTTCGATCTGCGCCCCGGCGAGATCGTCAGTCTTATTGGCCCCAACGGGGCCGGCAAGACCACGATTTTCAACGTCATCACCGGCGTCTACCGCATTTCCGGCGGATCTGTGGTCTACAACGACCAACCGCTTTCCGGGCTTCGGCCGCATCACATCCTGGCCCGGGGCATTGCCAGAACATTTCAGAATATCAGGCTTTTTACCGCCATGACGGCGCTTGAAAACGTCATGGTGGCCCGGCATTGCCGCAGCCGGGCCGGGGTGCTCGGCTCTGTCCTGCACACCCGGGGGCAGCAGGCCGAAGAACGAGCGGTCCGCGACCGGGCCATGGCCGCCCTGGCCTTTGCCGGACTGGGCGAATTCGCCCATGTCGTGGCCAAGAACCTGCCCTACGGCCTGCAGCGCCGCCTGGAAATCGCCCGGGCCCTTGGCTCCGACCCCAAGACCATTTTGCTCGACGAACCCGCCGCCGGGCTCAATCCGTCGGAAAGCCGGGAACTCATGGCCATGATCCAGCGCATCGCCGCCACCGGCGTCAACGTGCTCCTGGTCGAACACGACATGAGCGTGGTCATGAACGTCAGCCACCGGCTGGTGGTTCTCGACCACGGGGTGTGCATCTGCCAGGGCACCCCGGACGAGGTCCGGTCCAATCCGACCGTGATCGAGGCCTATCTCGGTTCCGAAGTCGACTAG
- a CDS encoding branched-chain amino acid ABC transporter substrate-binding protein produces MKARSIILALVALCLTAGTASAATLKIGSLSPLTGSYAADGNDIANGARAAIAAIEKDGGIAGFDKIELFAEDDACDPRQAVAAANKLVNEKVVGVIGAYCSSATIPASEALAEADIPMLTPASTSEKVTERGLPYMFRVCGRDDDQSIAAMKFIKDVLKAKTIYIVDDKTTYSQGLADNVEKLAAKEGVKVIAHDHVNQGDKDFSAVLTKIKDAKPDVLYMSLQNSASGALMLIQAKRTGVEAAIIGQDAVYHPQLMEIAKDAAEGMYLTFGYIDETTPSYKKFQAAYEKFGKPGAYSAYAYDAAYSLLSAIKAAKSTDPAKIKAELVKTEMQGASKKIKFEANGESGSNYIIRVVKDGKFANFWDPQTGKKY; encoded by the coding sequence ATGAAAGCCAGAAGCATCATCCTTGCCCTCGTCGCCCTGTGCCTGACGGCCGGCACGGCCTCGGCCGCCACCCTCAAAATCGGCAGTTTAAGCCCGCTCACCGGCTCCTACGCCGCCGACGGCAACGACATTGCCAACGGCGCCCGGGCCGCCATCGCCGCCATTGAAAAGGACGGCGGCATCGCCGGCTTCGACAAAATCGAGCTGTTCGCCGAAGACGACGCCTGCGATCCCCGGCAAGCCGTGGCCGCGGCCAACAAGCTGGTCAACGAGAAGGTCGTCGGCGTCATCGGCGCCTATTGCTCCTCGGCCACCATCCCGGCCTCGGAAGCCCTGGCCGAAGCCGACATCCCCATGCTGACCCCGGCCTCCACCTCGGAAAAGGTCACCGAGCGCGGCCTGCCCTACATGTTTCGCGTCTGCGGCCGCGACGACGACCAGTCCATCGCCGCCATGAAGTTCATCAAAGATGTGCTCAAGGCCAAGACCATCTACATCGTCGACGACAAGACCACCTATTCCCAGGGTCTGGCCGACAACGTCGAGAAGCTGGCCGCCAAGGAAGGCGTCAAGGTCATCGCCCATGACCACGTCAACCAGGGCGACAAGGACTTCTCGGCCGTTTTGACCAAGATCAAGGACGCCAAACCCGACGTCCTGTACATGAGCCTGCAGAACTCCGCCTCCGGCGCGCTCATGCTCATCCAGGCCAAGCGCACCGGCGTCGAGGCCGCCATCATCGGCCAGGATGCCGTCTACCATCCCCAGCTCATGGAAATCGCCAAGGACGCGGCCGAAGGCATGTACCTGACCTTTGGCTACATCGACGAGACCACCCCGTCGTACAAGAAGTTCCAGGCCGCCTACGAGAAGTTCGGCAAGCCCGGGGCCTACTCGGCCTACGCCTACGACGCCGCCTATTCCCTGCTTTCCGCCATCAAGGCCGCCAAGAGCACCGATCCGGCCAAGATCAAGGCCGAACTGGTCAAGACCGAGATGCAGGGCGCGTCCAAGAAGATCAAGTTCGAAGCCAACGGCGAGTCCGGCTCCAACTACATCATCCGTGTGGTCAAAGACGGCAAGTTCGCCAACTTCTGGGATCCCCAGACCGGCAAAAAGTACTAA
- a CDS encoding branched-chain amino acid ABC transporter permease: MDYLFQQLINGLTLGGVYALVALGYTMVYGIISLINFAHGEIFAAGGYLGVILLSYMASQGLMASHPWFGLAFALILAMGYCAMLAMAVEKVAYKPLRSSSRLSVLLSALGMSIFLQNGLMLTQGVYDKAYPTEFTHGGFEWLGVRVSFMQIGILAVTGLLLVLLNALVFKTRIGKAMRATSQDKVMSALVGIHSDRVISTTFAIGAALAAAAGIMVGLYYGSVRYDMGFVPGIKAFAAAVLGGIGNITGAMIGGLIIGMVEILAAAYIPHGGEYKDVFAFVILIGVLYFMPTGIMGENVDDTRV; this comes from the coding sequence ATGGATTACCTCTTCCAGCAGCTCATAAACGGTCTGACCCTTGGCGGCGTCTATGCCCTGGTGGCCCTTGGCTACACCATGGTCTACGGCATCATCTCCCTTATCAACTTCGCCCATGGCGAGATTTTTGCCGCTGGCGGCTACCTCGGCGTCATTCTGTTAAGCTACATGGCCTCCCAGGGCCTCATGGCCAGCCACCCCTGGTTCGGCCTGGCCTTCGCCCTGATCCTGGCCATGGGCTACTGCGCCATGCTGGCCATGGCCGTGGAAAAGGTGGCCTATAAGCCGCTGCGCTCTTCCTCGCGCCTGTCGGTTCTGCTCTCGGCCCTTGGCATGTCGATCTTTCTGCAAAACGGCCTCATGCTGACCCAGGGCGTCTACGACAAGGCCTATCCCACGGAATTTACCCACGGCGGTTTCGAGTGGCTCGGCGTTCGGGTCAGCTTCATGCAAATCGGCATCCTGGCCGTCACCGGCCTGCTGCTCGTCCTGCTCAACGCCCTGGTCTTCAAGACCCGCATCGGCAAGGCCATGCGGGCCACCTCCCAGGACAAAGTCATGTCCGCCCTGGTCGGCATCCACTCCGACCGGGTGATCAGCACCACCTTTGCCATCGGCGCGGCCCTGGCCGCCGCCGCCGGCATCATGGTCGGCCTGTACTACGGCTCGGTGCGCTACGACATGGGCTTTGTCCCCGGCATCAAAGCCTTTGCCGCCGCCGTCCTTGGCGGCATCGGCAACATCACCGGGGCCATGATCGGCGGCCTCATCATCGGCATGGTGGAGATCTTGGCCGCCGCCTACATCCCCCACGGCGGCGAGTACAAAGACGTCTTCGCCTTCGTCATCCTGATCGGGGTGCTTTATTTCATGCCCACCGGCATCATGGGAGAGAACGTCGATGATACGCGGGTCTAG
- a CDS encoding ABC transporter permease subunit has translation MIRGSRKSWQYFGLGLAWFFLLLWPLMGIRDGQFHFAEAFGVWLRAAVGATICFGLYRLGKAGRLDGVLNPLGAARDAVGGALARAPRWMLLVPLAAFALSYPMLTNRYAQDVAINVLVYICLGLGLNVVVGLCGLLDLGYIAFYGVGAYTYALLSIHYAVPFWLCLPVCAAFAAIAGCLIGYPTLRMRGDYLAIVTLGFGEIVRIVINNWMALTGGPNGLLGIKSPGIYLPQLVDGSFSLEYLVIRKLEYLYYIILALAVFTIIAVHRINFSRIGRAFEAIREDETAAELMGVDTFRFKLLAYALGAVFGGLAGAFFAARMRFVSPESFTFIESAMVLAMVVLGGMGSIPGVILGALALVALPEMFRGFELYRMLAFGGAMAIMMLVRPAGLWPAARLGKRSDDTE, from the coding sequence ATGATACGCGGGTCTAGGAAATCCTGGCAATATTTCGGCCTGGGCCTGGCCTGGTTTTTTCTCCTGCTCTGGCCGCTTATGGGCATCCGCGACGGCCAGTTCCACTTCGCCGAGGCCTTTGGCGTCTGGCTGCGGGCGGCTGTCGGCGCAACCATCTGCTTTGGCCTCTACCGCCTGGGCAAGGCCGGCCGTCTGGACGGGGTGCTCAATCCCCTGGGGGCCGCCCGCGACGCCGTGGGCGGCGCCCTGGCCCGCGCCCCGCGCTGGATGCTGCTCGTGCCCCTGGCCGCCTTTGCCTTGAGCTACCCCATGCTGACCAACCGCTATGCCCAGGACGTGGCCATAAACGTGCTCGTCTACATCTGCCTGGGCCTGGGGCTTAACGTGGTCGTCGGGCTGTGCGGCCTGCTCGATCTGGGCTACATCGCCTTTTACGGCGTCGGGGCCTACACCTACGCCCTGCTCTCCATCCACTACGCCGTGCCCTTCTGGCTGTGCCTGCCCGTCTGCGCCGCCTTCGCCGCCATTGCCGGCTGCCTGATCGGCTATCCGACCCTGCGCATGCGCGGCGACTATCTGGCCATTGTGACCCTGGGCTTTGGCGAGATCGTGCGCATCGTCATCAACAACTGGATGGCGCTGACCGGCGGCCCCAACGGACTTTTAGGCATCAAGTCGCCGGGCATCTATCTGCCGCAGTTGGTCGACGGCTCCTTTTCCTTGGAATATCTGGTCATCCGCAAGCTCGAATACCTCTACTACATCATCCTGGCCCTGGCCGTATTCACCATCATTGCCGTCCACCGCATCAATTTTTCCCGCATCGGCCGGGCCTTCGAGGCCATCCGCGAGGATGAGACCGCGGCTGAACTCATGGGCGTGGACACCTTTCGCTTCAAGCTGTTGGCCTACGCCCTGGGCGCGGTCTTCGGCGGTCTGGCCGGGGCCTTTTTCGCCGCCCGCATGCGCTTTGTCAGCCCCGAGAGCTTCACCTTCATCGAGTCGGCCATGGTGCTGGCCATGGTGGTGCTTGGCGGCATGGGTTCGATTCCCGGGGTGATCCTGGGAGCCCTGGCCCTGGTGGCCTTGCCGGAGATGTTTCGGGGCTTTGAACTGTACCGCATGTTGGCCTTTGGCGGAGCCATGGCCATCATGATGCTGGTGCGCCCGGCCGGCCTGTGGCCGGCGGCGCGGCTTGGCAAACGATCGGACGATACGGAGTAA
- a CDS encoding ABC transporter ATP-binding protein — MAAILELEGVCAHYGRIQALRDVSLRVEEGEIVTIIGANGAGKSTTLMTICGIVRASAGDVRYQGASILDKRADELPALGLCQVPEGRRIFPRLTVQENLDMGAFLRRDNDEIANDLGMVFRLFPVLFERRKQHGGTLSGGEQQMLAIARAFMGRPKMLLLDEPSLGLSPMISQHIFRIIRNVNEESGVTILLVEQNANMALKLADRAYVMETGAVVLEDKASALRENADIKKAYLGQ; from the coding sequence GTGGCCGCGATTTTGGAACTTGAGGGCGTTTGCGCCCATTACGGCCGCATCCAGGCCCTTCGCGACGTGTCGCTTCGCGTCGAGGAAGGCGAAATCGTCACCATCATCGGAGCCAACGGCGCGGGCAAGTCCACCACGCTCATGACCATCTGCGGCATTGTCCGGGCCAGCGCCGGCGACGTGCGCTATCAGGGCGCGTCGATCCTCGACAAACGCGCCGATGAGCTGCCGGCCCTGGGCCTTTGCCAGGTGCCCGAGGGCCGGCGCATCTTTCCCCGCCTGACGGTTCAGGAAAATCTGGACATGGGCGCGTTTCTGCGCCGCGACAACGACGAAATCGCCAACGATCTCGGCATGGTCTTTCGCCTGTTTCCGGTCCTTTTCGAGCGGCGCAAGCAGCACGGCGGCACGCTGTCCGGCGGCGAACAGCAGATGCTGGCCATTGCCCGGGCCTTCATGGGCCGCCCGAAAATGCTGCTCTTGGACGAACCCTCACTCGGCCTTTCGCCCATGATCTCCCAGCACATCTTCCGCATCATCCGCAACGTCAACGAAGAGAGCGGCGTGACCATCCTGCTGGTTGAGCAAAACGCCAACATGGCGCTTAAGCTGGCCGACCGGGCCTACGTCATGGAAACCGGCGCGGTGGTGCTGGAAGACAAGGCCTCGGCCCTGCGGGAAAACGCCGACATCAAGAAGGCCTATCTGGGGCAGTAG
- a CDS encoding PAS domain-containing protein codes for MPSRRPQPRHFPTRSVLALLGLGLVLAFGLGWMELAAEHNTAIFPFVIEGVVGELRAAAGELHAMALLAAAGETQAVAASREQAAKIAACVETLRRSAPKTQEFYDFACIDGPLQRVLDIENRAIALAADRGGLAQAQALLQGQDSRTARADLRDCLEQAQAKVRTIVQERLASQDHHARLAAGVIGLGTLALGLFALMLLRRAVRAAQENAAARAALGESDRRFRDTFELAAVGIAHVGLDGQFLRANNRFLEITGYTAEALQAQTFAAITHPEDLDEDLEQVARLLSGAIDTFAMDKRYVRQDGSLVWVSLTVSLLRDAAGAPLHYISVISDISDRKAAEAAAKENAATVTALLDATSDRVFLVDAAGRILAANMAAAQGLDVAREAITGLTFDAIFPPDLARSRLAHLTRALLLDRPVRFTDERSGILFDIIIAPLPAAPGTPGRAALFARDATELIRAREAAEAASQAKSDFLANVSHELRTPLNGIMGMAQLLGTTPLESDQQQCLDDLQSAAAALLALVNDLLDLAKIEAGRMDLVNEPFVLSSIIQGVTATLEPLATNKGLTLVAQVEAEVPRLLVGDGDKLRQVLLNLVGNGLKFTETGGVTLDVACARPSVLPGCEGTVTDVFFAVRDSGIGIAAADQARIFESFTQVDTSATRRFGGTGLGLAISQRLVTLMGGGIGVQSEPGKGSVFSFAVRFAVRDDALLGDGLRDEPATAPDRPS; via the coding sequence ATGCCAAGCCGCCGTCCCCAACCCCGTCATTTTCCGACACGTTCCGTCCTGGCCCTGCTTGGCCTCGGACTGGTCCTGGCTTTTGGGCTGGGTTGGATGGAACTGGCCGCCGAGCACAACACGGCCATCTTTCCCTTCGTCATCGAAGGGGTGGTGGGTGAGCTCCGTGCGGCCGCAGGCGAGCTGCATGCCATGGCTCTTTTGGCCGCCGCCGGGGAGACGCAGGCCGTCGCCGCCTCCCGGGAGCAGGCTGCAAAGATTGCAGCCTGCGTCGAAACCCTGCGCCGGTCGGCTCCGAAAACCCAGGAATTCTACGACTTCGCCTGCATTGACGGACCGTTGCAGCGTGTCCTTGATATTGAGAACCGGGCCATAGCCCTGGCTGCCGACCGGGGAGGGCTTGCCCAGGCCCAGGCCCTTTTGCAGGGTCAGGACTCCCGGACAGCCCGGGCCGATCTCCGGGACTGTCTGGAACAGGCCCAGGCCAAGGTCCGAACCATCGTGCAAGAGCGTTTGGCCAGCCAGGACCACCATGCCCGGTTGGCTGCCGGCGTCATTGGCCTGGGCACACTGGCTCTGGGCCTGTTTGCCCTCATGCTGCTGCGCCGGGCCGTCCGCGCCGCCCAGGAGAATGCCGCGGCCCGCGCGGCCCTGGGGGAATCGGACCGGCGGTTTCGCGACACCTTCGAACTGGCCGCCGTGGGCATCGCCCATGTGGGCCTCGATGGGCAATTTCTGCGCGCCAACAACCGCTTTTTGGAAATAACCGGCTATACGGCCGAGGCCTTGCAAGCGCAGACCTTTGCCGCCATCACCCATCCTGAGGATCTCGACGAGGACCTGGAGCAGGTCGCGCGTCTGCTGTCCGGGGCCATCGATACCTTTGCCATGGACAAGCGCTACGTGCGCCAGGACGGGTCCCTGGTCTGGGTCAGCCTGACCGTGTCGCTTCTGCGCGATGCCGCCGGAGCGCCGCTGCATTACATCAGCGTGATCTCCGACATCAGCGACCGCAAGGCCGCCGAGGCCGCAGCAAAGGAGAATGCGGCCACAGTCACGGCCCTGCTCGACGCCACCTCGGACCGGGTGTTCCTGGTCGACGCCGCCGGGCGCATCCTGGCCGCCAATATGGCTGCGGCCCAGGGGCTGGATGTGGCCCGGGAGGCGATCACCGGGCTGACCTTCGACGCGATTTTCCCACCGGACCTCGCCCGGTCGCGTCTGGCCCATCTGACCCGGGCCTTGCTCCTCGACCGGCCGGTCCGGTTTACTGACGAACGAAGCGGCATCCTTTTCGACATCATCATCGCCCCGCTGCCGGCTGCCCCGGGAACGCCGGGACGGGCAGCCCTTTTCGCCCGCGACGCCACGGAACTCATCCGGGCCAGGGAAGCTGCCGAAGCGGCCAGCCAGGCCAAGAGCGACTTTCTGGCCAATGTCAGCCACGAATTGCGAACGCCCTTAAACGGCATCATGGGCATGGCCCAGCTGCTTGGGACCACGCCTCTGGAGTCCGACCAGCAGCAGTGCCTCGACGACCTGCAAAGTGCCGCAGCCGCCTTGCTGGCCCTGGTCAATGATCTTCTCGATCTGGCCAAGATCGAGGCCGGGCGGATGGACCTGGTCAACGAACCGTTTGTCCTGTCCTCCATCATCCAGGGGGTGACCGCCACCCTGGAGCCGCTGGCCACAAACAAGGGGTTGACGCTCGTCGCCCAGGTCGAGGCCGAGGTGCCCAGGCTGTTGGTCGGCGACGGCGACAAGCTGCGCCAGGTGCTGCTCAATCTGGTGGGCAATGGGCTGAAATTTACCGAGACGGGCGGGGTGACCCTGGATGTGGCCTGTGCCCGACCCAGCGTCTTGCCCGGGTGCGAGGGCACGGTCACGGATGTCTTTTTTGCCGTCCGCGATTCCGGCATCGGGATTGCGGCGGCAGATCAGGCGCGGATTTTCGAGAGTTTCACCCAGGTGGACACCTCGGCCACCCGGCGTTTTGGCGGCACAGGCCTGGGACTGGCCATCAGCCAACGGCTGGTGACGCTTATGGGCGGGGGTATCGGGGTGCAAAGCGAACCCGGGAAGGGCAGCGTGTTTTCGTTTGCCGTGCGTTTTGCCGTCAGGGACGATGCCCTGCTGGGCGACGGCCTCCGGGACGAACCGGCTACTGCCCCAGATAGGCCTTCTTGA
- a CDS encoding DMT family transporter encodes MSGYLYVLAAAALWGLIGPLSKLSFAAGMDTVEVAFWRTTLAWVLFAAQAVVNRETHIDRRDLPAVAGFGVAGIAGLFGAYVVAVAAGGAALASVLLYTAPAWVALMSWLFLKERMGGFKVAAVAATIIGVAGVSLGPGDGGAMVDGRAIVFGLLSGVTYALYYIFGKYYLGRYKTPTLFLYALPVGSLALLPFTTFTTPTLAGAVPCLILALCSTYGAYSLYYAGLKRLEATRAAVTATFEPVMAALLAYTMFGERFSFVGYLGAGLIIASVLLTIWDGARERFRAPLPTVAPARLGD; translated from the coding sequence ATGTCGGGTTATCTCTATGTTCTTGCCGCCGCCGCCCTGTGGGGGCTTATCGGGCCGCTGTCCAAGCTGTCGTTTGCCGCCGGCATGGACACGGTGGAAGTGGCCTTCTGGCGCACCACCCTGGCCTGGGTGCTCTTTGCCGCCCAGGCCGTGGTGAACCGGGAGACGCATATCGACCGGCGCGACCTGCCGGCTGTGGCCGGTTTCGGCGTGGCCGGCATCGCCGGGCTGTTTGGGGCCTACGTGGTGGCGGTTGCGGCCGGCGGCGCGGCCCTGGCCTCGGTGCTGCTCTATACCGCCCCGGCCTGGGTGGCGCTCATGTCCTGGCTTTTTCTCAAGGAGCGGATGGGCGGGTTCAAGGTGGCGGCGGTGGCGGCCACCATCATCGGCGTGGCCGGGGTGAGCCTTGGCCCTGGCGACGGCGGGGCCATGGTCGACGGCCGGGCCATTGTCTTTGGCCTGCTCTCGGGCGTCACCTACGCCCTCTATTATATCTTCGGGAAATACTACCTGGGCCGTTACAAAACGCCGACGCTGTTTCTCTATGCCCTGCCGGTCGGGTCGCTGGCCCTGCTGCCTTTTACCACGTTCACCACGCCGACCCTGGCCGGGGCGGTCCCGTGTCTTATTTTGGCCCTGTGTTCCACCTACGGGGCCTATTCGCTCTATTATGCCGGCTTAAAGCGCCTGGAGGCCACCCGGGCGGCGGTGACGGCCACGTTTGAGCCGGTGATGGCGGCCCTTTTGGCCTATACCATGTTTGGCGAGCGGTTCAGCTTCGTGGGCTATCTTGGTGCCGGGCTGATCATCGCCTCGGTCCTGTTGACCATCTGGGACGGGGCCAGGGAGCGGTTTCGCGCCCCGTTGCCAACGGTTGCGCCAGCGCGCCTGGGAGACTAA
- a CDS encoding class II fructose-bisphosphate aldolase — MTKTDMTAFDQALAVGRPPNIKTIFPNSRALIVSGKAIDRAMLKKGKAMTIAANSRSNAVLRGALIAAQKADAAIIVEIARSESNYCNVTMWNIARQADQAMNELGITVPVAIHADHYGIKKTSEIAEAQAEIPTLFEAGITSIAIDASHLPDEENLLANIALAPFVPGWAGYETEVGEIKGKSGLSTPDEALFLIRGLNANGIHPDWIALNNGTTHGIEASATGIQVELTAEIHKALLPYGISGAQHGTSGNSSEKLKEIASLTRTTKANVATALQMIAWGVAVNDYGNAIMDAAGAFIKQPGKGLDEALWAEMVGYADGKAIKAGDYKKLNCVFENKILAQPKDVRDRMAGAVAEFVTWLLTDVFNAAGTASLGIEALLAAGSYDLGPKAKRIENPAEWTREEILARAKTLSRDKGPEGDFDD; from the coding sequence ATGACCAAGACGGATATGACCGCATTTGACCAGGCCCTGGCCGTTGGCCGCCCGCCCAACATCAAAACCATTTTCCCCAATTCCCGGGCGCTGATCGTCAGCGGCAAGGCCATTGACCGGGCCATGCTCAAGAAGGGCAAGGCCATGACCATCGCCGCCAACTCCCGCAGCAACGCCGTGCTGCGCGGGGCGCTCATTGCCGCCCAGAAGGCCGATGCAGCCATCATCGTCGAGATCGCCCGGTCCGAATCCAACTACTGCAACGTCACCATGTGGAACATCGCCCGGCAGGCCGACCAGGCCATGAACGAACTGGGCATCACCGTGCCGGTGGCCATCCACGCCGACCACTACGGCATCAAAAAGACTTCCGAGATCGCCGAAGCCCAGGCCGAAATCCCCACTCTGTTCGAGGCCGGCATCACCTCCATCGCCATCGACGCCTCCCACCTGCCTGACGAGGAAAACCTGCTGGCCAACATCGCCCTGGCCCCGTTCGTTCCGGGCTGGGCCGGCTACGAAACGGAAGTTGGCGAAATAAAAGGCAAATCCGGCCTTTCTACACCGGACGAGGCCCTGTTTCTCATTCGGGGGCTCAATGCCAACGGCATCCACCCGGACTGGATTGCCCTCAATAACGGCACCACCCACGGTATCGAAGCCTCGGCCACGGGCATCCAGGTCGAGCTGACCGCCGAGATCCACAAGGCCCTTCTCCCCTATGGCATTTCCGGCGCCCAGCACGGCACCTCGGGCAATTCCTCGGAAAAGCTCAAGGAAATCGCTTCCTTGACCCGCACCACCAAGGCCAACGTGGCCACGGCGCTGCAGATGATCGCCTGGGGCGTGGCCGTCAACGACTACGGCAACGCCATCATGGACGCGGCCGGGGCGTTTATCAAACAGCCCGGCAAGGGCCTCGACGAGGCCCTGTGGGCCGAGATGGTGGGCTACGCCGACGGCAAGGCCATTAAGGCCGGCGATTACAAGAAGCTCAACTGCGTTTTTGAAAACAAGATCCTGGCCCAGCCCAAGGACGTGCGCGACCGCATGGCCGGGGCCGTGGCCGAGTTCGTGACCTGGCTTTTGACCGACGTCTTCAATGCCGCCGGCACCGCCTCCCTTGGCATCGAAGCCTTGCTGGCCGCCGGCTCCTATGATCTCGGCCCCAAGGCCAAACGCATCGAAAACCCGGCCGAATGGACCCGGGAAGAGATTCTTGCCCGGGCCAAGACCCTGTCCCGCGACAAAGGCCCTGAGGGCGATTTCGACGACTAG